Proteins from a single region of Haloterrigena alkaliphila:
- the serS gene encoding serine--tRNA ligase, with translation MIDRTYLRENPEEVREALEHRGADVDLDEILEIDERWRELKARGDELRHDRNQITKKIGELVADGKDEEREEAIQRSRELKAEIEDVEGEAEDLQDELEERLLEIPQIPHESVPRGVDERHNVEDRRWGFDDLRDVPDDVTPHYELGEEMDIIDEARGAKTTGAGFYFLKGDGARLEHALIQFMLDVHREQDYVDIFPPVPINSASMRGTGQFPKFTDDAYRIGGSNEEAYDEDDLWLCPTAEVPVTNMYADDILLADDLPLKHQAYTPNFRREAGEHGTETRGIVRVHQFNKVELVNFVEPEDSYDRLEELLGEAEEVLRRLALPYRVLDLCTGDLGFKAAKQIDLEVWAPGDDMDDGPEEGGRWLEVSTASNFEDFQARRAGLRYRPERHESAEYLHTLNASGVAIPRVMVAILEYYQNEDGTVTIPEPLRPYMGGQEVIAGHEKVGESALGAGERE, from the coding sequence ATGATCGACCGGACCTATCTGCGGGAGAACCCCGAGGAGGTGCGTGAGGCCCTCGAGCATCGCGGCGCCGACGTCGACCTCGACGAGATCCTCGAGATCGACGAGCGCTGGCGCGAACTGAAGGCCCGCGGCGACGAACTCCGCCACGACCGCAATCAGATCACCAAGAAGATCGGCGAACTGGTCGCCGACGGGAAGGACGAGGAGCGCGAGGAGGCGATCCAGCGCTCGCGGGAGCTCAAAGCCGAGATCGAGGACGTCGAGGGCGAGGCCGAAGACCTGCAGGACGAACTCGAGGAACGCCTGCTCGAGATCCCGCAGATTCCCCACGAGAGCGTTCCGCGGGGGGTCGACGAGCGCCACAACGTCGAGGACCGGCGCTGGGGCTTCGACGACCTGCGCGACGTTCCCGACGACGTCACCCCCCACTACGAACTCGGCGAGGAGATGGACATCATCGACGAGGCCCGCGGCGCCAAGACCACCGGCGCCGGCTTCTACTTCCTCAAGGGCGACGGCGCCCGCCTCGAGCACGCGCTGATCCAGTTCATGCTCGACGTCCACCGAGAGCAGGACTACGTCGATATCTTCCCCCCGGTCCCGATCAACAGCGCGTCGATGCGCGGTACCGGCCAGTTCCCGAAGTTCACCGACGACGCCTACCGCATCGGCGGTAGCAACGAGGAGGCCTACGACGAAGACGACCTCTGGCTCTGCCCGACCGCCGAGGTTCCGGTCACCAACATGTACGCCGACGACATCCTGCTGGCCGACGACCTCCCGCTGAAACACCAGGCCTACACGCCCAACTTCCGGCGCGAGGCCGGCGAGCACGGCACCGAGACCCGGGGCATCGTCCGCGTCCACCAGTTCAACAAGGTCGAACTCGTCAACTTCGTCGAACCGGAGGACAGCTACGACCGCCTCGAGGAACTGCTCGGGGAGGCCGAGGAAGTGCTCCGCAGACTCGCTCTGCCCTACCGCGTGCTCGACCTCTGTACCGGCGACCTCGGGTTCAAGGCCGCCAAGCAGATCGACCTCGAGGTGTGGGCCCCCGGCGACGACATGGACGACGGCCCCGAGGAGGGCGGCCGCTGGCTCGAGGTCTCGACGGCCTCGAACTTCGAGGACTTCCAGGCCCGCCGCGCCGGCCTCCGCTACCGGCCCGAACGCCACGAATCGGCCGAGTACCTCCACACGCTGAACGCCTCGGGCGTGGCGATTCCGCGCGTGATGGTGGCCATCCTCGAGTACTACCAGAACGAGGACGGCACCGTCACGATTCCCGAGCCCCTGCGGCCGTACATGGGCGGCCAGGAGGTCATCGCGGGCCACGAAAAGGTCGGCGAGTCGGCGCTCGGCGCGGGCGAGCGGGAGTAA
- a CDS encoding potassium channel family protein, with product MDPLEGEASAVSIEYEPVSVKDVLVEMKDTAELLIGLSYSAVLHRNADLAREVLRLEERMNVLELRARMSLMMAVRKPSDAEELAPVMGIVAAADEISDAAGDIAKIVLEEMGLPEAMRAALPEATESLVRGVVDPDSEYADRTLKDIDLESETGVRVIALRRGDDWLLNPGPETTVASNDVALLRGPDTAIGDVCEVLTGEVYETPTVDDPGIPDLERAVDTIIHMKNLSELAVDLAYSSVLFDSAELAEEVRNLEVEVDAMQSRFEAWTLRAAADAEDPVVLRGLIRLGSSTEVISDAAIDISEGVLRDIDVHPVVQLAVQESDEIITRVEVEPGSELDGTAVAGGVPDVESTMSVIAIRRPDEGWLLVTGADAELQGGDVLISKGTRTAAAAFEELARTGSSE from the coding sequence ATGGACCCGCTCGAGGGCGAAGCGTCGGCGGTATCGATCGAGTACGAGCCGGTCAGCGTCAAGGACGTCCTCGTCGAGATGAAGGACACGGCGGAGCTGCTCATCGGCCTCTCGTACTCGGCGGTGCTCCACCGCAACGCCGACCTCGCGCGGGAAGTCCTCCGCCTCGAGGAGCGGATGAACGTCCTCGAACTGAGGGCGCGGATGAGCCTCATGATGGCCGTCCGGAAGCCCTCGGACGCGGAGGAACTCGCCCCCGTCATGGGCATCGTCGCCGCCGCCGACGAGATCAGCGACGCCGCCGGCGACATCGCGAAGATCGTCCTCGAGGAGATGGGGCTGCCAGAGGCCATGCGCGCGGCCCTGCCGGAGGCCACCGAGTCCCTCGTCCGCGGCGTCGTCGATCCCGACTCCGAGTACGCCGACCGGACGCTGAAGGACATCGACCTCGAGTCCGAGACGGGCGTGCGCGTGATCGCGCTCCGCCGGGGCGACGACTGGCTGCTCAACCCCGGGCCGGAGACGACGGTCGCGAGCAACGACGTCGCGCTCCTCCGGGGGCCCGACACGGCGATCGGTGACGTCTGCGAGGTCCTGACGGGCGAGGTCTACGAGACGCCGACCGTCGACGACCCCGGGATTCCGGACCTCGAGCGGGCGGTGGACACGATCATCCACATGAAGAACCTCTCGGAGTTGGCGGTCGACCTCGCCTACAGCAGCGTGCTCTTCGACAGCGCCGAGCTGGCGGAGGAGGTCCGCAACCTCGAGGTCGAGGTCGACGCCATGCAGTCGCGCTTCGAGGCCTGGACGCTCCGGGCGGCCGCGGACGCCGAGGATCCGGTGGTGCTGCGCGGACTCATTCGGCTGGGGAGCAGCACGGAGGTCATCAGCGACGCGGCGATCGACATCAGCGAGGGCGTGCTGCGGGACATCGACGTCCACCCGGTCGTGCAGCTGGCGGTCCAGGAGAGCGACGAGATCATCACCCGCGTCGAGGTCGAACCGGGCAGCGAACTCGACGGGACGGCGGTGGCGGGCGGCGTTCCCGACGTCGAGTCGACGATGTCGGTGATCGCGATCCGCCGCCCCGACGAGGGGTGGCTGCTGGTCACCGGCGCCGACGCCGAACTCCAGGGCGGCGACGTGCTAATCTCGAAGGGCACCCGGACGGCGGCGGCAGCGTTCGAAGAGCTGGCTCGGACCGGATCGTCGGAGTGA
- a CDS encoding SDR family oxidoreductase, which yields MNADLKPLAEQVIVITGASSGIGLTTARMAADRGARVVVAARSEGALRELVEEIEAEGGEATAVAADVSDREDVREIRRVAEETYGGFDTWVNGAAVPIYGELEAVPVEEMREQFDVNVWGLLYGSLEAADYFKSRDRDGAILNIGSIVSERAIPLQGSYSASKHAVKGFTEAFRMELEKEGAPVSVTLIKPSAIDTPYSEHAKNHMDEGATLPPPVYAPETVARAICHAAEHPQHEVTVGAGGKGMTALGEFASRLMDRVMEAVFYDQQRTGDPPRSDAAALEEPVGDLEARGDYDGHVSETSLYTSLRQRRSLPGSNAIGIGLVATAAYATYRLFRRDDDSGGEVTETASERRRLEDRIEL from the coding sequence ATGAACGCAGACCTGAAGCCGCTCGCGGAGCAGGTGATCGTGATCACCGGCGCGTCGTCGGGGATCGGACTGACGACCGCGCGGATGGCCGCCGACCGCGGCGCGCGCGTGGTGGTCGCCGCCCGGAGCGAGGGCGCCTTGCGGGAGCTGGTCGAAGAGATCGAGGCCGAGGGCGGCGAGGCGACCGCCGTCGCCGCGGACGTGAGCGACCGCGAGGACGTTCGGGAGATCCGACGGGTCGCCGAGGAAACCTACGGCGGCTTCGACACCTGGGTCAACGGCGCGGCGGTCCCCATCTACGGCGAACTCGAGGCCGTCCCGGTCGAGGAGATGCGCGAGCAGTTCGACGTCAACGTCTGGGGGCTGCTCTACGGCTCGCTCGAGGCCGCAGACTACTTCAAATCGCGGGATCGAGACGGTGCGATACTCAACATCGGGAGCATCGTCTCCGAGCGCGCGATCCCGCTACAGGGCAGCTACTCGGCCTCGAAACACGCCGTGAAGGGGTTCACCGAAGCCTTCCGGATGGAACTCGAGAAGGAGGGCGCGCCGGTCTCGGTGACGCTGATCAAACCCAGCGCGATCGACACGCCGTACTCCGAACACGCGAAAAATCACATGGACGAAGGGGCGACGCTGCCGCCGCCGGTTTACGCGCCGGAGACGGTCGCCCGGGCGATCTGCCACGCCGCCGAGCACCCCCAGCACGAGGTGACCGTCGGCGCCGGCGGGAAGGGGATGACCGCCCTCGGCGAGTTCGCTTCGCGACTGATGGATCGGGTCATGGAGGCCGTCTTCTACGACCAGCAGCGCACGGGCGACCCGCCGCGTTCCGACGCCGCTGCCCTCGAGGAACCCGTCGGTGACCTCGAGGCCCGCGGCGACTACGACGGCCACGTGTCGGAGACGAGCCTCTACACCAGTCTCCGACAGCGTCGGTCGCTTCCGGGATCGAACGCGATCGGGATCGGACTCGTCGCGACGGCCGCCTACGCGACGTATCGACTGTTCCGGCGGGACGACGACTCGGGCGGCGAGGTCACGGAAACTGCGTCGGAACGCCGACGGCTCGAGGACCGCATCGAACTGTAG
- the crcB gene encoding fluoride efflux transporter CrcB — protein sequence MNGPADPALVVGVGAAIGAVLRHWVSLRLASRRFPWPTLAVNVLGSFGFALALFAGASESTLRLVGTGICGAFTTFSSFSVETVQLYERGDRRLAVANAAGNLALSLSAVGLAWALVAIGSP from the coding sequence GTGAACGGGCCGGCCGACCCCGCCCTCGTCGTGGGGGTCGGCGCTGCGATCGGAGCCGTCCTGCGCCACTGGGTGTCGCTGCGCCTGGCCAGCCGGCGGTTCCCGTGGCCGACGCTCGCGGTCAACGTCCTCGGCAGTTTCGGGTTCGCGCTCGCCCTCTTCGCGGGCGCGAGCGAGTCGACCCTTCGGCTGGTCGGGACCGGAATCTGCGGCGCCTTCACGACGTTCTCGTCGTTCTCGGTCGAGACCGTCCAGTTGTACGAGCGCGGCGACCGGCGCCTCGCCGTCGCGAACGCGGCGGGCAACCTCGCGCTCTCCCTGTCTGCGGTCGGTCTCGCGTGGGCGCTCGTCGCGATCGGATCGCCGTGA
- a CDS encoding CrcB family protein, protein MTTDSLLARLETIALIAVGAVVGANLRYLAIGLGSDVGAVLVVNVLGSFALGVVVYEAEYAGCLGRESRLLLSTGLLSSLTTYSTFAVQTAMATDLVAVVAIVAGNYGLGFAGVLGGRAVARRLGDALESRTGGETA, encoded by the coding sequence ATGACGACCGACTCCCTGCTCGCTCGACTCGAGACCATCGCGCTGATCGCCGTCGGCGCCGTCGTCGGCGCGAACCTCCGATACCTCGCGATAGGGCTCGGGTCGGACGTCGGGGCGGTGCTGGTCGTCAACGTCCTCGGGAGTTTCGCGCTCGGCGTGGTGGTCTACGAGGCCGAGTACGCGGGGTGCCTGGGACGGGAGTCGCGGCTCCTCCTCTCGACGGGACTGCTCTCGTCGCTGACGACCTACAGCACGTTCGCCGTCCAGACCGCGATGGCGACCGACCTGGTCGCAGTCGTCGCTATCGTCGCCGGCAACTACGGTCTCGGCTTCGCCGGCGTCCTCGGCGGCCGGGCCGTCGCGCGACGACTCGGCGACGCCCTCGAGTCCCGAACGGGCGGTGAGACGGCGTGA
- a CDS encoding cation diffusion facilitator family transporter, whose amino-acid sequence MATDGDGTGRRGFVRASWVNVLGNAVKIVVEGAAGVVFGSVALLADAAHSIADLIASLVVLVWGRSSYAEPDDTHPHGHARIEPLTALFVGSVIALLGLNLLYESAQGILYGVEVEFSPLLFGALAFSIVDMYLVYRYTTLINEALGSTALEALAVDCLNDIYTSVAAAVGILGVLLGWPLLDPIAGGFVSLLVVYQGVEIGRENVGYLIGAAASPEKRTEIVEALRDHPDVEGVHDLTVFYDGTVLEVEVHVEVDGDMPFRQAHDIESELVDRLRDLEEVGDAHVHLDPSGIGEWKESVDD is encoded by the coding sequence ATGGCGACCGACGGGGACGGGACCGGTCGACGCGGGTTCGTGCGGGCGTCGTGGGTGAACGTCCTCGGGAACGCGGTGAAGATCGTCGTCGAGGGCGCCGCGGGAGTGGTCTTCGGCAGCGTCGCCCTGCTGGCGGACGCGGCCCACTCGATCGCCGATCTGATCGCGAGCCTCGTCGTCCTCGTCTGGGGCCGCAGTTCCTACGCCGAACCCGACGACACCCACCCCCACGGCCACGCGCGGATCGAACCCCTGACGGCGCTGTTCGTCGGGAGCGTCATCGCCCTGCTCGGATTGAACCTGCTCTACGAGTCCGCCCAGGGGATTCTCTACGGCGTCGAGGTCGAGTTCAGTCCGCTCCTGTTCGGCGCGCTCGCGTTCTCGATCGTCGATATGTACCTCGTCTACCGCTACACGACCCTGATCAACGAGGCGCTGGGCTCGACCGCGCTCGAGGCGCTGGCGGTCGACTGTCTCAACGACATCTACACCTCCGTCGCCGCCGCCGTCGGGATCCTCGGCGTCTTACTCGGCTGGCCGCTGCTCGATCCGATCGCCGGCGGCTTCGTCAGCCTGCTGGTCGTCTATCAGGGCGTCGAGATCGGCCGCGAGAACGTCGGCTATCTCATCGGCGCCGCCGCCAGCCCCGAGAAACGAACCGAGATCGTCGAGGCCCTCCGCGACCACCCCGACGTCGAGGGGGTCCACGACCTGACCGTCTTCTACGATGGCACCGTCCTCGAGGTCGAGGTCCACGTCGAGGTCGACGGCGACATGCCGTTTCGACAGGCCCACGACATCGAGTCGGAACTGGTCGACCGCCTCCGCGACCTCGAGGAGGTCGGCGACGCGCACGTCCACCTCGACCCGTCGGGGATCGGCGAGTGGAAGGAGTCCGTCGACGACTAG
- a CDS encoding sensor histidine kinase, which produces MNGGSDGGVGRDSLPWLVSGFGALSFAAVLFQWLWFASTLDTAAYALGFVTVGVPALSLIWGGYHLERSAVDPARYDRVVAWCFGSGAAFLAINVLVIAFFPWYGLAGNLAWAHFALNTGAGAGFVVGYVEARAIQREVEATAAAVRAEQLADERELLTYLNDLLRHEVLNSAQIIGGHASLLREEVDDPDDRLETIERESDALTDVIDDVRAMLNANQDLETAAVVDLSDLLTDELASLRRQFDDLEIETSIPEAVFVEGNEGISWIFANVLENAIEHDDGDAPRVAVTVETRLETVAVRVADDGPGIPADTRETLFEPKSTNHGLGLYLARILAKRYGGDVELTETGPDGSVFTVTLSRASADGTDEPTDRERATNGERVANGERSADGPSVETAANADSRSDSDARDETAENTETAERATGRDADPDSSDPATGSS; this is translated from the coding sequence ATGAACGGTGGCTCCGACGGAGGGGTCGGACGCGACTCACTCCCGTGGCTCGTGAGCGGCTTCGGCGCACTCTCGTTCGCCGCCGTCCTCTTCCAGTGGCTGTGGTTCGCATCGACGCTCGACACCGCCGCCTACGCGCTCGGATTCGTGACGGTCGGCGTACCCGCGCTCAGCCTGATCTGGGGCGGGTACCACCTCGAGCGAAGCGCCGTCGATCCCGCCCGGTACGACCGGGTCGTCGCGTGGTGTTTCGGAAGCGGCGCGGCCTTTCTGGCGATCAACGTCCTCGTCATCGCCTTCTTCCCCTGGTACGGTCTGGCCGGAAACCTCGCCTGGGCGCACTTCGCGCTGAACACGGGCGCCGGCGCCGGCTTCGTCGTCGGCTACGTCGAGGCAAGGGCCATCCAGCGGGAGGTCGAGGCGACGGCGGCCGCCGTCCGCGCCGAACAACTCGCCGACGAGCGCGAACTCCTGACCTACCTGAACGACCTCCTGCGCCACGAGGTGCTCAACAGCGCCCAGATCATCGGCGGCCACGCGTCGCTGCTGCGCGAGGAGGTCGACGACCCCGACGATCGCCTCGAGACGATCGAGCGCGAGAGCGACGCACTCACGGACGTCATCGACGACGTCCGCGCGATGTTGAACGCGAATCAGGACCTGGAGACTGCCGCCGTCGTCGACCTCAGCGACCTGTTGACGGACGAACTCGCGAGTCTCCGCCGGCAGTTCGACGACCTCGAGATCGAGACGTCGATCCCCGAGGCGGTGTTCGTCGAGGGTAACGAGGGGATCAGCTGGATCTTCGCGAACGTCCTCGAGAACGCGATCGAACACGACGACGGCGACGCGCCCCGCGTCGCGGTGACCGTGGAGACGCGACTGGAGACCGTCGCCGTCAGGGTCGCGGACGACGGGCCGGGGATCCCGGCCGACACGCGGGAGACGCTGTTCGAACCCAAGTCGACGAATCACGGACTGGGACTGTATCTCGCGCGAATCCTGGCGAAACGCTACGGCGGCGACGTCGAACTCACCGAGACCGGTCCCGACGGCAGCGTGTTCACGGTGACGCTGTCGCGCGCGTCGGCCGACGGGACCGACGAACCGACCGACCGGGAGCGAGCGACAAACGGAGAACGAGTGGCAAACGGGGAACGATCGGCCGACGGACCGTCGGTCGAGACGGCGGCCAATGCCGACTCGCGGTCGGACTCCGACGCTCGAGACGAGACTGCGGAGAACACGGAGACGGCGGAGCGCGCGACGGGCAGGGACGCGGATCCGGACTCGAGCGATCCGGCGACGGGATCCAGCTAG
- a CDS encoding MBL fold metallo-hydrolase, whose translation MATDIAELREVTAGDCTDLYCLDTGMYDTAEYGAVYILDDERPAVVETGLGTSRELILEALAELGIDREELAVIAVTHIHLDHAGGAGYLAEACPNADVCVPAPGSGLLVDPARLVEGTKAAVGDQWEYYADPKPIPEERIVELAEGDVVDLGDHELRVHEAPGHAFHQVVFEDPANDAVFAGDAAGIWVPEIEEIRETSPPSDFDLEQCLEDVETLKAIDPDVLLYTHFGPREVGDDVDEALEAYATVLEEWVDAVEEKRTELGDDDAVLDYFADSSEMTDVWGRRKAGAEAVLNARGVLGYLDRRD comes from the coding sequence ATGGCAACGGACATCGCCGAACTCCGCGAGGTGACGGCCGGCGACTGCACGGACCTCTACTGCCTCGACACCGGGATGTACGACACCGCCGAGTACGGTGCCGTCTACATCCTCGACGACGAGCGGCCCGCCGTCGTCGAGACGGGGCTCGGAACCAGCCGCGAACTGATCCTCGAGGCGCTCGCCGAACTCGGCATCGATCGCGAGGAACTCGCGGTGATCGCGGTGACCCACATCCACCTCGACCACGCCGGCGGCGCGGGCTACCTCGCTGAAGCCTGTCCGAACGCCGACGTCTGCGTCCCCGCGCCCGGTTCGGGACTGCTCGTCGATCCGGCGCGACTGGTCGAGGGAACGAAAGCCGCCGTCGGCGACCAGTGGGAGTACTACGCCGACCCGAAGCCGATCCCCGAGGAGCGGATCGTCGAACTGGCCGAGGGCGACGTCGTCGACCTCGGCGACCACGAACTGCGCGTCCACGAGGCGCCGGGCCACGCCTTCCACCAGGTCGTCTTCGAGGACCCCGCGAACGACGCCGTCTTCGCCGGCGACGCCGCGGGCATCTGGGTCCCCGAGATCGAGGAGATTCGGGAGACGTCGCCGCCGTCGGACTTCGACCTCGAGCAGTGTCTCGAGGACGTCGAGACCCTCAAAGCGATCGACCCGGACGTCCTGCTCTACACGCACTTCGGCCCCCGGGAGGTCGGCGACGACGTCGACGAGGCCCTCGAGGCGTACGCGACCGTCCTCGAGGAGTGGGTCGACGCCGTCGAGGAGAAACGGACGGAACTCGGGGACGACGACGCCGTACTCGACTACTTCGCCGACTCGAGCGAGATGACCGACGTCTGGGGCCGGCGCAAGGCCGGCGCCGAGGCGGTGCTGAACGCCCGGGGCGTCCTCGGCTATCTCGACCGGCGCGACTGA
- a CDS encoding AMP-dependent synthetase/ligase, which produces MNWRDAEREYEDETIGETTLGRMFEDSAERNANRPAQKYKGGIYDRSLTDSVLPAAAPGEYRTISYTEMRDIVRKLSAGFHDLGVEQGDRVGIFANTRMEWAQCDFALLGAGAAITTVYTSSSPDQVEYLLDDPDANAVVVENGELLENVLEVEDELDLEFIVSMDDVDGYDDRDDVLTLAEVYDRGEETFDLEAYEERLEAVELDDLASLIYTSGTTGQPKGVQLTHRNFRSNVNAIRKRFAPRPDRDDDVPTLDDESLAMSYLPLAHVFERTAGHFVLFNSGACVAYAESPDTLQEDFGTVGPSTATSVPRVYEKIYDAIREEASSSSVSQRIFEWATDVGVEYQLADDPGPILSAKQSIADKLVFSSVREALGDNIELLISGGGSLSPELCRLYHAMGLPIYEGYGLTETAPVVSTNPPDAVKIGTIGPALSNVDLKIDESIADQEAFTDDPGDVGELLVKGPNVTEGYWNKPGATQGAFTEDDDGERWFRTGDIVHLRPDGYLEFRDRVKQIIVLSTGKNVAPGPIEDAFAASEVVEQAMVVGDGEKFIGALLVPNTAHIREWAEGEGIDLPDDPQGMVDDERVREYVQQEVDRVNESFEKHETIKQFELVPREFTEENDMLTPTMKKKRRVILEEFEDRVDRIYADD; this is translated from the coding sequence ATGAACTGGCGGGACGCCGAACGAGAGTACGAGGACGAGACGATCGGGGAGACGACGCTCGGACGAATGTTCGAGGATTCCGCCGAGCGAAACGCGAATCGGCCGGCACAGAAGTACAAGGGTGGGATCTACGATCGATCGCTGACCGATTCGGTGCTCCCGGCCGCGGCCCCCGGGGAGTACCGGACGATTTCCTACACCGAGATGCGCGATATCGTCCGCAAGCTCTCGGCGGGCTTTCACGATCTCGGCGTCGAACAGGGGGATCGCGTGGGAATCTTCGCCAACACGCGGATGGAGTGGGCCCAGTGTGACTTCGCGCTCCTCGGCGCCGGCGCCGCCATCACGACGGTCTACACCAGCTCCTCGCCCGATCAGGTCGAGTACCTGCTGGACGACCCCGACGCGAACGCCGTCGTCGTCGAGAACGGGGAACTTCTCGAGAACGTCCTCGAAGTCGAGGACGAACTCGACCTCGAGTTCATCGTCTCGATGGACGACGTCGACGGGTACGACGACCGCGACGACGTGCTGACGCTGGCGGAAGTCTACGACCGCGGCGAAGAGACGTTCGATCTGGAAGCCTACGAGGAGCGCCTCGAGGCGGTCGAACTGGACGATCTGGCGAGCCTGATTTACACGAGCGGGACGACCGGTCAGCCAAAGGGCGTCCAGTTGACCCACCGGAACTTCCGGTCGAACGTCAACGCGATCCGCAAGCGATTCGCACCCCGGCCGGACCGGGACGACGACGTCCCGACGCTGGACGACGAGTCGCTGGCGATGTCGTACCTGCCGCTGGCCCACGTCTTCGAACGGACGGCCGGTCACTTCGTGCTGTTCAACAGCGGGGCCTGCGTCGCCTACGCGGAGAGCCCGGACACGCTGCAGGAGGACTTCGGCACCGTCGGACCGTCGACGGCCACGAGCGTCCCCCGCGTCTACGAGAAGATCTACGACGCCATCCGCGAGGAGGCCAGCAGCTCGAGCGTCTCCCAGCGGATCTTCGAGTGGGCCACCGACGTCGGCGTCGAGTACCAGCTCGCCGACGATCCCGGCCCGATCCTGTCGGCCAAACAGTCGATCGCCGACAAACTCGTCTTCTCGTCGGTTCGGGAGGCGCTGGGCGACAACATCGAACTGCTGATCAGCGGCGGCGGCAGCCTCTCGCCGGAGCTCTGCCGGCTCTACCACGCCATGGGGCTGCCCATCTACGAGGGGTACGGCCTGACCGAGACCGCGCCGGTCGTCTCGACGAATCCCCCGGACGCCGTGAAGATCGGCACGATCGGGCCGGCGCTGTCCAACGTCGATCTGAAGATCGACGAGTCCATCGCCGATCAGGAGGCCTTCACGGACGATCCCGGCGACGTCGGCGAACTCCTCGTCAAGGGACCGAACGTCACCGAGGGCTACTGGAACAAGCCCGGCGCGACGCAGGGCGCCTTCACGGAGGACGACGACGGCGAGCGCTGGTTCCGTACCGGCGATATCGTCCACCTGCGACCCGACGGCTACCTCGAGTTCCGCGACCGCGTCAAGCAGATCATCGTCCTCTCGACGGGGAAGAACGTCGCGCCGGGGCCGATCGAGGACGCCTTCGCGGCAAGCGAGGTCGTCGAGCAGGCGATGGTCGTCGGCGACGGCGAGAAGTTCATCGGCGCCCTGCTCGTGCCCAACACGGCCCACATCCGCGAGTGGGCCGAGGGGGAGGGGATCGACCTCCCCGACGACCCGCAGGGCATGGTCGACGACGAGCGCGTTCGCGAGTACGTCCAGCAGGAGGTCGACCGGGTCAACGAGAGCTTCGAGAAACACGAGACGATCAAGCAGTTCGAACTCGTCCCCCGGGAGTTCACCGAGGAGAACGACATGCTGACGCCGACGATGAAGAAGAAGCGCCGGGTCATCCTGGAGGAGTTCGAGGACCGCGTCGACCGGATCTACGCGGACGACTGA
- a CDS encoding magnesium transporter: MSGGGDASHGDRVPDDHHGEERTEDLLAEWTVGGIVSTLVPLLVAMSILQMVSGTVLESFEEQLLQYPSLLVVVPVMIGTAGNLGSIMCARLSTLLHLGTLEFTPANPDIRANVGAVIGLAATVFVLLGIASWMIGRLLGGSLGLGRILVITVVSGMLLSVWVVLVSTLAVYVSYQLGYDPDDTTIPVVTNVCDITGVLILFGVVAVVL, from the coding sequence GTGAGCGGCGGTGGCGACGCCAGCCACGGAGACCGCGTCCCGGACGATCACCACGGGGAAGAGCGAACGGAGGACCTGCTCGCCGAGTGGACCGTCGGCGGCATCGTCTCGACGCTCGTGCCGCTGCTCGTCGCGATGTCGATTCTGCAGATGGTCTCGGGGACCGTCCTCGAGTCCTTCGAGGAACAGTTGCTCCAGTATCCGTCGCTGCTCGTGGTCGTGCCGGTGATGATCGGCACCGCGGGCAACCTCGGCTCGATCATGTGCGCGCGGCTCTCGACGCTGTTGCACCTCGGGACGCTCGAGTTCACCCCCGCGAATCCCGACATTCGAGCCAACGTCGGCGCGGTCATCGGGCTGGCGGCGACCGTCTTCGTCCTGCTCGGCATCGCCTCGTGGATGATCGGTCGACTCCTCGGAGGGAGCCTCGGACTCGGGCGAATCCTGGTGATCACGGTCGTCAGCGGCATGCTGCTGTCGGTCTGGGTCGTCCTCGTTAGCACCCTGGCGGTCTACGTCTCCTATCAGCTCGGCTACGATCCCGACGACACGACGATTCCCGTCGTCACCAACGTCTGTGACATCACGGGCGTGCTCATCCTCTTCGGCGTGGTCGCGGTCGTGCTGTGA